taagcactttgacaaaaatgtaggaagTATTTTTGTTGCTTCAAAAAATATGGTAATgatcaccatccgacaagctaatccagcacaaattagtgcttaaaatgtcactaaaatgcagtatttgaacctcaaataactgcaaaaatgtccactttttgagaaaaaaagaaccaccgttaggctggctatgggcctgagtcagatattcattcattcattttctttcctattattcaggggtcaccacagcagaatgaaccaccaacatctgagtcagatatatttaaaataaacaagattaagccagtaaatctaggaaatattgttgtgttacttttgacccattCATGTGTTACTTTCATCCCTAATGATGTGGaaaaaagtaacaatgtgcaacttttgtgtaacgtgaagttatattggagttgttctacaCAGATACAAAACACCTTTCATAGAGCACACGTATGAGTTAGTAACTACAGCAAAATATCTATTTCtgtccccgctctcccctagtTTTTAGAGTAAACACCTTCTAATGCATTGAAAAGAGACACATTTGCAGTCTTGGCAAATGGCAGGAAGGTTAATGATAACTGCAGAAACCACCTGCTATATTTGCCACTTGAACCTACTGTAGCAACTAATATCTGTACACGTGAGCCTTTAAAAAACAAGATTTATGAAGCACCATTCTCTCTTATGCAAATATTCACCTTTAGCTAATATTTAATCTACAACTGCTAACCTTAAAGCAGCCAGATGAGGGAGACGACCTCAAATTTGCTGCCAAGTACATGAGAAACACTGGTAACAGACATTACTGACGAATCTCGATGACATGATGAGACATGATGCACAAGTCTGTTTTAACGTAAACACCATCCTTCTGCGGCAATTTAATgtgattatttaatatattacacatTGATATTAGTAGCAAAACTGAGTTACATCATATACAGTCTTTGTTTGGGCTATAGTAAAGTTATAAAAAACTGATGTGTTATCGATTGGTATAGTCTGCAGTCAGAACTCGCGGGACGGTTAAGCGTGGCAAAATATTCTGCAAGTCTAGTCAGGTTAGAAACAAAAGTATAAATGTACTTTTATGAGTATCGTTTTTCCttttgagtgtgtgaatgtatgtttaGTTTGTAAAAACGATCGTCTGACCAGCCAAacctgtgtttatttatttattgatttacgtCAGAAGATATGTGGTTGTTTTCGTTACTCTGTTGTGATTAATGTCCATTTTCGTGTGTCAGATTTATACTTGACAAGTTGTAGCTGTAAATCTTGTAGCTGTATATGTAAATGAACATATGTGCATATTAGTTTACAGGATGTCGGAGGAGATTCTCCATAACGAAGATAAAGAGACAGTaagtttatgtttatatatatgtgtatatgtatgtatgtatgtatgtatgtatgtatgtatgtatatatgtatgtatttcagAACGAACcatgttttaaaaaggttttaatggTCCAAAAAACTAATCAACAACTGTTTTAATAACCGAACTACCCGTGCAATTACAGTGTTGACATGTAAGTTACCATGGTATATTTTAAAGTGCTCTATGTAAGTATGGTAAAAGTtaaagaggtaaagttggtttaatatttgcacattcgttcagtgacaacttgttgCATGCTCCCTACATTGTTTACCAAGGTACTTTGAATGTTCGGCTTGAAATCAcgtgtaagtatgacttcaaaacaacattaaaacaattaatttgactgtgaacaatgttgtactttgattgtcactggctgctaatgtgatttcAGTCTTGACAATTTCCAAAGAATATTTTCTTaagttatattacagtttttctcagtcactatGGTGCATCTCTCACAACATTTGTGCAACAATTaatgcatttttcaaaacaattagtacaaactgcaaaacctagttgataacctgcaaaagcgtgtcacttgctcaaaatggatggCTTAGTCCTCatagcaagtattgatgtcaatgaaagtgtcagatgaaaagtccttaccccattgtttatgaacaatatAGTCAATGGCTTTATCATGTTTTCAGTAGGACAGTTTACTCTgcatttttttccaatgcaaaaaaagttaCGTTTTGGTGaaacttcctgaaaatgctcaagacagcactatagactacagtaaagttagacatcactgcatttagtgaggtattggagtacaagacactgaatatctatgtttaacatttttactgcagatgctctttgcaattctaatttattcacagcattgtgcaaaagaataaatacacccttatttacaaaacacataaactccctttgggtagagctgtgcacaactgtaaacaatattgcagtacaaattggaactgaacctacaacacacataggtctgtaaatcattcatgaaattgttcaatttagaagacatttcaggaaaaaaaaatataaagacatttaaaatgaaattagcttgacagattttgacaactagttcaacatttttgtatgtaatgactcgaggaatgaaatgaggactgttagtttaatatggaaagactattcagcattcacaagtttagttaatctTGAGTGACATTACATAAgcgaatgataatgttataaaacagcagagagttgtatgaaagcaatttatgcatgtccaaaagcatttgcaatttgttggaaagaatgagaaactgctactatgaggtgcacaaatgactaattgttttgagaaatgcattaactgtggtgcaaatgtaaataatgtgagaaatgcaccaaagccactgagaaaaactgtattaagaagaaagtccaaatgtgcaaatatacaaccaacttcacctcaatagTATGGTGTAGTGTCATGGTATTACATTCAATCCTACCTGTACCACAGTAGCGTGTTTAATTAccttaatatttaatgtttcattttgtGTTTGTATAAAATTGTTTCAATTGTCATTGATAACATTCTAGCTGAGGAGAAGACTGGAGCACTTGAAGCAAGAATATGAAAGGACGGCACAAAGACTACAGGTAAAGATGATTGAGGTAAAGCTctttttatattcgcacattcagacgttctccttaataatataatttcagaaaagtattatttgcaaattctaaataggaaaatcataTAAGCAGCTGtgagtgacacggtggctcagtggttagcactgtcgcctcacagcaagaaggtcaccgattcgagtcccggctgggtgagatggcatttctgtgtggagtttgcatgctcaataaactaaattggctgtagtgtatttgtgtaaacaagtgtgtatggatgtttcccagtactgggttgcagatggaagggcatccgctgcataaaacatatgctggataagttggcggttcattccactgtggtggctgatgaataaagagaataagccgaaggaaaatgaatgaatgaacattaacagccaatgactatcaaatacagcattatttacagtcaaggaaatagtgctaatgttgttcgttttgaagtcatacttgcatgctatttagactgaatattcaaagttaCAATATAGGcaccatgtcacaagttgtcactgttcaaaaatgaacgaatgtgcgaatataaaaccatctttacCTCAATGTTATAATTGGCTATATCTGTGGTTATGCAAGAATTATTCATCAAGCTGATGTTCAAACTGAGGTTTCAACAGTGTAACAAAGCTTGAATTGTAGTATAGTTTAACAAGTCAAActtgtaaataatgtttgtttgtgtttgctttTTTTAAGAGAGCAGAGCATCATGATGCCATTCGCAGACACAGACTTACACAGATTGAGTCGTCACAGATGTCTGAGCCGTGCTCTGCAACTTCTTCCACGTCAACCTCAGATCATTTTGAAAACCATCAGAATCTGCAATTACAAACAAGTAAGGCCCGCTTCAATGTCAAGTCAGTcagaaacacatgcaaatagaactgttaatgttacttattttattttcttctagAACATATTAGTCTGTATATGTGTTACTATTCATTTAGATGTCTTTGTCTTATTTTTGTAttgcaaaatattatatataattgcaGGTAGCGTTGGATATTCTATAGGTAGCgtttaattttttgtaatttacattttatgtttttttttttttttcatttacattctTATTTTACAACTTATTTTAGTTTTACCACAAGGCGACATTATTTTCATTTAGGTAATGCTTTTCATAAGGCAATGCTTTTctcaatatttttatgttttacatttaagatatctttaatattttattttaaaattgattttatgaaaacaaatgtatatatttttttagttaacAATATCAAAACAAATTTTTATAACTTTCGCCACACATTTTCACACTATTAATACTACAGGAATTGAAATGACAGATTCCTTGCAACTGCACAtatgaacagaaaaaaatacaactCTTACAGTGtatcctctaggattttttccagcttttACACAGAtcctatggtgttatttcaatgacagacatcgtgagcgcagtattacaagtcaagattgcattcatgtaattcaagcatgcgaatctctttgcctGCACaacgatttcctctgtttgtgcacaaaacttcttgcatgccctcaaatatacgctgctcaagtgcagattttcttgtgcgctctcaaataaatgatAAGTGCGATTTactgcgtttatgtaacgagtatgtctccaacatttatgagatttgctaggaatatttatgaatgtctccaacacATCTATAGAATGGCATtgatgtgtcctgaagtaaagtaaaacggtCATacactccagcaagataaagtcattctatgcaaaaccatagacctttatctataaataaagtattattatggAAActctgttcatcataactgaaagctacgttgtgtttgctggcctcacgcatcgtgCAGctctgtcagtcagccagtcagcatgtaaccttaaagggttaaacaaataaggcacagcactactacgattacagaaaagtttgctctgCTAGAATTCACTTACATTTGAATACATTTTGGTGCAACTATAACCCGCTATAAACAGCAACAACTaaaggttttgaatgagaagctgtaatgtagccatggcgggaatacgttttggtgtggcaccccacaatgaaagaatgaatgtagtggaaaccatgccTTAgacaataagattttttttttttaccagatttAGGTGTAGTGCTAATGTTAAAGAGTATTAAAATTGCATATCAGATGTTAAAGCATAATAAAGcctatttaaaatgctaattaactcTGAATGCTAACAGACATTGGTTTTCATTTTGCTCTCCAGACAGAAACATCTCAGGTTTTTCTGCTGCAGAGAAAATCCCTGCCATCCAGTTGCAACTTGCTGAGATTACATCCACACCGCCTTTATATTCCCCTGCATGCAAGCGAAGCCCTGCACACCGGCTCCGTTCAAAACGCAGTCGACTGCGCCTACAGAACAAAGAGCGAGAATCAGACACTGACCTCAGCCAAGAGAatatccatgaaagagagaacGCAGAAATAAGGGAATGTCCTAACATTAAAGAGAACAGTctgaaaaaagttaaaaatgaagAGAAGGACTTTGAAAAGATAATAAAAAGAGACACTGAGAAGGAGAAGAGCAATGATAAGCCAATAAGAGtaaaaacaaatagtaaaaaTGAGAAGCCACCTCAAGATCTGGAAAATGATGGGAAAAAAGAGGAACATTGTGTATTAAACTGCTCTGTGAGCCAGACAAATGACAAATTGTCAGTGGTTTCAAGTGTAGAAAATCAAAACACTGACAGTAGCAAGGTAGAGGTTGATTTACCTCTTACTGATCGGCCTGTTAAGGAAGAATTACACTCCAGTTCACCAGGGTCTACCCATACCTCATTTTTCTCTCAGTCTGCTCAGGCAACTGACAATTCAGGAGAGATGCTAAAACAAACCAAACAGTCATCCACAAAAAAAGATTATGATGACAAGATGGATGTTAAACACTCCTCATTTACATCTGGTGTTCTAGACTCATGCACACTTGTTGAGGGTTTACCATTCCCAGTGGAGTATTATGTTCGGACGACACGACGGATGGCTGCTTCTAACAGCTCCATCGATCTAGATGCTGTCATTTATAGCCAGCTCACTGGGGGGCGGGGCAGACGCagactcagccaatcacaagtgAGCAGTAGAGGTCAGGTAACCCCAGAACGTTCGGAACCAGTCTGTAGGTCCACTGACCAACCCAGAGGCAGAGGTAGAGGACGGAGAGGGAGGAGAGGACGTCGAAGAACGTCTGTAGGACGGACCTCAAGTGCCAATTTTACAGCATATTCTACAGAGTCTTTTAACAAATCTCAGTTGGTCCTTGAAGGTCCGCAGGTTGAGTCTCATTCAAACGATTTGCATGGGACTGCAGTGAATTTGAACCCAAGTCCAGAGCATGGAGCTACTCAAGATTTAAAGCATCTCCCAGATTCTCAGCTTTACATTGATTCCCAACTCCTCCCGGATTCAAATTTGTACCCTATCTTCAGGAGAAAGCTTGGACAAACTGGACTAGAGTCTCAGACAGCAACAAATAAGAATGGTGAGAAATATTTCTTTAAAGATCTACTACTGTCTAAATTATTATGCATTCTGTTTCAGTCAtggatttgtcatttgttttgtgttttgcattTTAGATCAGTCACCTTTTTTACCATCATTAGCTACACTCATTCAAACTCTTcaagaaaaggaaacaaaaactgGACAAATAACTCCTGATGGTATCCAGGATTTCCACTTACCCGATGAGGATTTTGGCCAGCTAAAGCTTGCAAGATTACGCTTGCCCACTTCAATTGTAGAACCCTTCccacagcaccctctagtgtacAAAACAAGGCAGAGCAACAGGCGCCAGAGAGTCAGAAAGTGTAATACTGAAGCACATTGCTCAGTGGGGGAAATATTTACTCCAGAACCCATAATTACCTCTTCATTTGAGGATAGTTTACCACTTTGTCAATCAGACCCCATTGATCAATCACAGACAGAGATACAAAAGGATCTTCATGCTGTTATTGAAATCTCTTCAGCTCTGATGAACGGTACTGAATCAGACGAATGCATAAATAATGAGAAAAAGGTTGAGGTTCCACTTGAATCCTCTGAAACAGAACATATTAAAGGGCAGCaatcacaaatacaaaaacaatctGACATACTCTCAGAGAAAACCTCACTTTCCCCTGTGATACTGAAGTTGAGTCCATCTTTGACCACGCACACGCAGAAGAGTCAAGATCCTGTGCTGCCATCTCTAGGAATGTCCCCTCACTTTTTGACTCCAGGTTCACCCTTAGATCTCCGGACACCTCTCTTTTCATCATCTGGCATCCTTAAGTCTCCCTCTTCAGTGACATTCATAGGTTGTCTTTCTCCAGATTCAGTCTCAGCCAACATTTCAGAGAACATGAAAAATAGTAACTTTATAAAGCGAGGAGGTCGAGCTGAAGTCCGAAGAGGCTCTAGGATACAGACACCATCTAAAATTAGTCAAGAATCAATAACAAAAGCTCAAAATAATGTGCAACTGGATATGTCATCTCAGAGCAACATTGCATTGGGatatgaacatttaaaaagctcagAAACCCCAAAGAGTGAGACCTCATGCATCTCAGGaaatgaactggaacatgaaAGCAGTTTTGATAAAGAAAGCAATCTTGAATGTGGAAATAAAACCAACTGCACAACAGAAAATGAAGCTCAGCTCTACAATAATCACCAACTGGAGAGTTTTAATACTGATCAAAATTGTGAAAGCTCTGAGCTTTGGTGTCAAACCCAAAGTAATGCAACTATAAATGCAAAACCATTTCATTGTGAGAATGAATCTGGTTCTGTAAGTCAAACTCCCTTTGATAAGACCTCTTTGGACACTTCTGCCAATCAGAGAACAGAAAGAAGCAATCAGTCAGAGGAATTTTCTTCCAACAATCTGACATTATTTCATGAGCAAGCGCCATTCTCTGATGCAGGTCATTTTTCCACAGTCTTGGAGCAGATGCATACTTTTAAGGTGTCAGTAatggtttaaaaattatttgattgATTTGCAATGAAAATTATATTTGCTTAATATGTATATCTTTGTACTCAGGCGCTGGAAGATGGATGCGTGTTGGATTTGTGTTTGGTGCGATGGCCATCAGAGGACTGCTGCATATGTGTGGCTGGACAATGGAGTGTTTGTCTTTGGGCTCAAAGGAAGGGAGATCAGACGTGGAGTCTTTTACATTCCTGGACATTTGCTCAGGTGAATTTATTTGCTAACTGCATTTCAGTGTAAATTTAAAGAGTAGTTGTTGTGGATGTTTAcaactaaaaaattaaatatacagtcagggaaataagtattaaacacatcaccatttttctcagaaaacaaattTCTATAGGTGCTGTTGACCTGGAACTTTCACCAGATGTTAGtaacaataaaagaaatccatatatgcaaaaaaaacaaatctatttagttttcaaatgaagttatgtgtaataaaatgaaatgacagaaggaaaaagtattgaacacatgaagaaagggaggtgtagaaaggcagtgaaagcccagacagcagctgaaacctCTCAGtaagttcttcagcaaccctctgcctttcctcattgtaaatgaatattagttgcttcagtccaacatctacattagcaggaagatgaagataaaaCAAGGGTGGACATTTAagcaaaacaatgatccaaaacacagccaaggaaactctctaatgcttttagagaaagaaaatcaagctgtagaatggcccagccaatcacctgatctgaatccagtagcaaatacaaaattaagatcagatttgatagaagaGACCCACAGAACCGTCAAGATTTTTTCACTGTAATAGAATCTGTGAAcgaaatcacacctgagcaatttatGTGACTTCATTCACCATATGAGAAGCGTCTTTAagttgc
This genomic stretch from Danio aesculapii chromosome 1, fDanAes4.1, whole genome shotgun sequence harbors:
- the palb2 gene encoding partner and localizer of BRCA2 produces the protein MSEEILHNEDKETLRRRLEHLKQEYERTAQRLQRAEHHDAIRRHRLTQIESSQMSEPCSATSSTSTSDHFENHQNLQLQTNRNISGFSAAEKIPAIQLQLAEITSTPPLYSPACKRSPAHRLRSKRSRLRLQNKERESDTDLSQENIHERENAEIRECPNIKENSLKKVKNEEKDFEKIIKRDTEKEKSNDKPIRVKTNSKNEKPPQDLENDGKKEEHCVLNCSVSQTNDKLSVVSSVENQNTDSSKVEVDLPLTDRPVKEELHSSSPGSTHTSFFSQSAQATDNSGEMLKQTKQSSTKKDYDDKMDVKHSSFTSGVLDSCTLVEGLPFPVEYYVRTTRRMAASNSSIDLDAVIYSQLTGGRGRRRLSQSQVSSRGQVTPERSEPVCRSTDQPRGRGRGRRGRRGRRRTSVGRTSSANFTAYSTESFNKSQLVLEGPQVESHSNDLHGTAVNLNPSPEHGATQDLKHLPDSQLYIDSQLLPDSNLYPIFRRKLGQTGLESQTATNKNDQSPFLPSLATLIQTLQEKETKTGQITPDGIQDFHLPDEDFGQLKLARLRLPTSIVEPFPQHPLVYKTRQSNRRQRVRKCNTEAHCSVGEIFTPEPIITSSFEDSLPLCQSDPIDQSQTEIQKDLHAVIEISSALMNGTESDECINNEKKVEVPLESSETEHIKGQQSQIQKQSDILSEKTSLSPVILKLSPSLTTHTQKSQDPVLPSLGMSPHFLTPGSPLDLRTPLFSSSGILKSPSSVTFIGCLSPDSVSANISENMKNSNFIKRGGRAEVRRGSRIQTPSKISQESITKAQNNVQLDMSSQSNIALGYEHLKSSETPKSETSCISGNELEHESSFDKESNLECGNKTNCTTENEAQLYNNHQLESFNTDQNCESSELWCQTQSNATINAKPFHCENESGSVSQTPFDKTSLDTSANQRTERSNQSEEFSSNNLTLFHEQAPFSDAGHFSTVLEQMHTFKALEDGCVLDLCLVRWPSEDCCICVAGQWSVCLWAQRKGDQTWSLLHSWTFAQSVMSLQAIADSSGLLCVTLGHLEIAEARVLCCPGNDGPFSQTVVCTDTLQAVVGVSNCRLVCCSTPGYQQRVSMLTLSQEGSVVKTLPFISAKQNIQTLAAVEGEKKALVGWTECKTLLIWSMKSGQLLQAVCLEKTLTMTNCMKGYSYRGVLCVLLQNSGKVCDEEINTCLFTLIATNPLTGKHITLSSINHPDQPKQQLIDSDVSGSRLVGVFQNGHLAVWDLRESVAKAAVVLDESCRLARWAGPDTLLTGYLNGDVSVFRYKST